The genomic stretch TACACCAACCCATTAGTATTAGCAAGAATTCTTTTTATACGCAAACTATAGTGCCTCTAAAATAACTCTGATTATACAtcttactccctctgtccctttttaattgtcgtCGTTGGTGTGTGTGCcataagtttgactcgatttatagaaaatacgtgcaacatttgtatctccaattaaaatttgttaaaaactagattcaaagatctttctaatgatactaattatgtattataaatataaatattaatacttcTTAATATATAATTGTCGGCAGTTGTTTTTCGGAAAGCGAaagcgacaattaaaaagggacggagggagtatatcttAAAGATCACAAAGATATCATTAGACAAGATTCAATGTCCTGAGAGTATAAACAATTTGCAAGCTAAtgtgtaatgcctttaaaattACTGATAGTACAACTGACAGATCAAAACAATTTCATCGACATTCATTCAATGTcatgatatataaaagataaaaaattaTTTGGCAAACTAAGAATAAAGTAATATGTCAAGCAACTTTAACAATTCTTTCACAATTAAATAATAAGACAAAGAAAGTTACCGAAAATTAAGAGAAATctgagctcttggcacaaaAGAATAAAATCAAACAACAAATAATGGTAACTGGCCCATATCAACCTTATATACAAGCCATATCCTCCACCAAAAAAAAACCAGTATAAACAAGTATGATCCTGTAAATCTACAGGATAAATATCTATTGATTAGACCTACCTTAGAACAGAAATATGAATAATCATATATTCAGAATCATGTGAGATAAAAAAAATGAATCCCAGATAACAAAGCAACCAAACATAAACTTCCGGATTCCGGCTATCATATAAAAAATTATGACAATCTCCCACGATCATACCAAACTACACAGTGCTTAAACTGTTACAAACAAAAGACTAATCTTAAATATGAGAATTCTGCCAGTGTCATAGTACCCCAGTACAGATTGAATAGCAATAGGTGACATGCATATCAAGGTAAACTGCCTAGACATAATGAAATAGTACAGGTTGTATGATCAACAATCGATGCCCTCTTCAGACAATCAGTACTGCAAGTACGAACAATCAAAGTCTGTTCTCTCTTCTTTTCAGTCTGCACGGCCAGAAGAATCAGCCAACAGTTAATTTCAGCTATGACTTTTCGGGCCAACACAAAAGTCAATCGCCAGGAATCGAGGGCCCCAACCCGATAGACCTAGGGCACATAGGCGAACGCAATCGGCAAACATTCGCTCGCAAAAAACCGAGACATCGCTACCTACCAATCCCACATAGCTGGCACCCTGGGATTCCGATAAACCACCGCACAACGACGATCGATCGCTACGAGAGGGCGGGTTTAACAGCGCTAATCTACATCGCCGCAGGGAAGAAGATGAGGAAGGGGGAACCGCCGGCGAGCTGACCTGTCCCTTGACCTTGAGATTGATGTGGGCGCCGCCCGCCTCCGCGGGCTTCTTGTCCTCCTCACCGGCTCCAGACATCGTCGACGAAGGCTCCGAACTCAGCAGCGGCAGAGGTCAGTTTCCCGGCGATCGATCAATCGGTGGAGGCGGCGGCCGGCGCGGGTTTGTGGTGGGGTTGCGATGCGCCGGCGGACTCGAGGCCTCTTATAGGACGGCTGCCCATAAGCGGATTTGATACGAGGTTCGCGTCCGGATCCTCCCTGCGCGGGCCTCCTGTGGCCCCGCGTGAACCGGCGCCTCGGGTTGGTTGGTGGGCAGTGGGCACCTGCCGCCCGGCGCGTGCGCGGCTGTTCGGGGCGATCGGGGTCCGGGTCCGGATCCGGTGCGGCCGCCGCTTCGTGTGGGCCGGTGCGCTGCGTGGGTTGCACGCAAACCGGGTCAAGTCCGTGTGGGCCCTGCCTCGCTCCGCTCCCCTCCTCGCTCCATTTTTTCTCTCGTTTCTCCGTGTCGCACAGCGGAACAGGTGtacggcgcgggcgcgggcgcggggctATCCggttcgggccttgtttaggccttgtttagttcctaaaaattttacaaatttttttcgattctccgtcacatcgaatctttaaatacatacatgaagtactaaatatagacaaaaataaaaactaattacacagtttggtccgaattgccgagacaaatcttttaagcctagttagtccatgattggacaatatttgtcaaatacaaacgaaagagcctagttagtccatgattggacaatatttgtcaaatacaaacgaaagagctacagtgtccattttgcaaaatattttagaactaaacaaggcctagatgaaaaagattttagattttgacactgtaacatttttgtttttatttaataaatattatctaattatggagtaattagtcttaaaagatttgtctcgtgatttacaggtaaactgtgcaattagttattctttttatctatatttcatacttcatgcatgtgccgcaagattcgatgtgacgaaaaatcttgtaaagttttgggtttttgggtgtatctaaacaaggccttagttcaccttgaaaactaaaaagttttcaaaattccccatcgcatcgaatctttcggcacatgcatcaaccattaaatatagacgaaaataaaaactaattcacagtttacctgtaaatcgcgagacgaatcttttgatcttagttagtccataattagacaatatttgctacaaacaaacgaaagtgctacagtagcgaaatccaaaatcttttcgcatctaaacaagacctcggCTGTGTTTATCTCTCATGCAAACcagttaggccctgtttagttcctcacctaaaaaattttcatacatcccatcaaatctttgacacatgcatagaacattaaatatagataaaaaaataaactaattacacagtttggatgaaaatcgtgagacgaaatttttaagcctagtttataattagccttaagtgctatagtaaccaacatgtgctaatgacagattaattatttattagtttttaaaaacccctcccgacatccttcctaCACATCTAATATAacactcaaaaaattttcatccaaaatataaacagggccttagactTGGGTATATTGGTTCCCATTGCTAAATTTTACctaactaaaattattttagatacttttgggtgactaatggaactaaactatttagcTTATTTTAGTCAAGGTGTTtaaaactttagctactaaagtgactaaagtttagctaactaaaatttaaCAGAGGGAGCTaaattgggccttgtttagtttgcccgtgaaaattttttggaatacTATACTAGCATTTTGGTCCAATTAtatattaattaggtttaaaaattatctcgtaaattacagacaactgtataattatttattttttatttatatttaatgttccatgcatgtgccgtaaaattcatgtgacgaaaaatcttaaaaagtttttgacttCCGAAAGAAATTAAACAACGTCTTactttccaaaaattttacaaaattttttaagattttctatcacatcaaatcttacgcatatgcataaaacattaaatatagataaaaaataattatacagtttgtctgtaatttgcgagacgaatcttttgagtctagttaatttaagattggataatatttatcaaatacaaataaaagtattataatgtcaattttgcaaaacaaggtttaatagtatttttagtcgtaggccttgtttagttcccactaaAATCCAAAAGGTTTTaaagattctctgtcatatcgaattttgTGCCACATGCATGCagtattaaataaataaatatagataaaaataaaaactaattatacagtttgactataaattacgagacgaatcttttaactctagttaatctataattatacaatatttaccacaaacaaacaaaagtgctagacATTTAAACAATGCCGTAGCTTATTAGCAAGGGAACAGGCGTTTCTTCGCGTGTGTGCGAACGGGTGGGTTGGTGTGCGAAAAGGCCGCGAGGGGCCGATCCGTGCGGCGCGGGATCAGTTATTACGTTCCTTCCGTGCAATCAAACGGACGCGTGAGCAGTGTAAAGCATGATGCAGTTGCTGATTCAAAAGATGGGTGATGAGTGATGACAGCATAGTTATCGCGTTCGTGGAGAACTAAATCGGTTTTCTCGCGTAAACTAGAGGCACCGCCAGCAGTATTCAATTTATAGAGTATACAAGTTTTATCATGTGTCGGTCCTCATAGGAGTAGGTTCTATATAATTCTATTCTACGGACATCTATATTTAATCTACACTTAACTATAAAGACACAAAAAAAATGTTAAGGTTTTTCTTCCACATATTTAAGAGGAAAAATTCTTCATAAACCAAGATTACATGTAACACATACTTTTTCTAAACCAAAATTCAATCTCAAATACATCTATTTAGTAACATGAGTCAAGTGTgacctaaaaaaaagaaatcagCTGAACACAGGTCCGACACAAAAAAAGAACGgacaaaataaaaatgaaaaaaaagctCACCCGTGGTAAGATATATAATATTTAAATTAAAAATTAATATAAGATTTATATTTTCTTTGAACctgtttttatttaaaaataccCCAGTATCCTTTGGCATGGACAGACTTCGTATGCGTACCGCGAATATAGAAGTTTACAATCAACTAAAATAAGAAGGTAGAAAATAGTCAAAGCCactaacaaaataaaaaaaaactccaaatCAAAACCAAAACAAGAGACACATTTATCGTACCTCCTCACCTCGTTCTTTATTCGCATTGGCTTATGTTCCCAGAATTAAACTTACATATGCTTACAACTCCATAAAATTATTTGCTACAACAACCATTGTCACAGTGCCGAGCACACACCATTATGTTGTTCAATTAGAAGAAGAAGATTTCACAGCGATTCATTACATGGTCAGGTCCCATTAATAGAGATGTTTCATGGGGCCCGCTGTTGTCGCAAGTGCTGAGTCCAAATACCATATAGCAACTTCACCGACACGAGCGAGCTCTAGCTCCACCTATGTTGTTCGCACCATCGTTATCACACATCGGTCGGACATTTGGGCTCTGAGGCGGAGCGTTTGCCACGTCGCAACCCCTGTTCATCGGTACATGTCGGCTATCACCTTTCTTTACCTAGATGGCCGGTGTTCACTGCCACACCACCATGTCGTCGTTGCTGGATATTCCAAGCTACaacctgtgggggtataaacccctataccctcatgggctatatgggccgcaccatcagaggtggctcggcccacaagatgaagacgtgcggcgcacgactggtcggcgtgcaccgcaaggctacaagattttgtaccaaataggatactttgcttgtaactctgtcccttcaggatatataaggaggggcaggggtctcctagaggacaagtcatacatcatattctctcaacacaaatcaatacaaccagacgcaggacgtaggtattacgccaactcggcggccgaacctggataaaaagcttgtccgtgtcttgcgtcaccatcgagttcgtagtttgcgcaccgtctaccgataaactactaccgtgggtataccccaaggtagactgccgactagctttcgtcgacagtggcgcgccaggtagggggtgtgcgtacagctctcccgacgaacaagatggccatcatccccgacttcgtggccatggcgggcgacttcacgttcaccgtcagcttcaacaacttcaccgccatgacaacggaggaggtgtagatccgatctgcgccaaccacttcttcatcgacgtcggcggcggcttcaaccacgctggctacgactccgactactccagcaacgtctccgaccacgccgacaacgcgtcacccgcttccctgctacaaagggaggcagatcgacaacaccgacctgctcgggccatcgaccaaattgtttggcctacttgctctgaccacgagtcgcaataataatcgccgcgaagaacgacgctacgacaacagcgaccaccatcatgacaagtcgaaaagctcgaaggctggacaattttgtcgtcactaactagactttcatccaaagataagtacacttctaatatcttatttatttttggcataatattttttattattcttcaaaacaacttttttagccgactagttttttctcctacacgagctttccagagctggtattgtctccgactcctccctacacgtgcacgagatccgccctctgcgttccgggtggtcggcagtactctctgacgtggctgacaatcctacgcatgcctaggttccgcacctcatgctgattgttggctagaccagagctggtacaagctctaggatgaattaactacttgtgctaattttataacaaaaaatctaaaacttatctcagtactgatttttatctaaagtttatttatacatcatgtactacctattctttatatttatttttcaggggtttggcccagtcgacaagctacgctcggggactcgtcgactattccctacgctgtgcccggggactgctccgaccaccgagcacgtttacgttcccaaccacgctcggggacttgtcgactactctctatgctgtgctcgaagactgtgccgaccaccgagcacgtttacgtttccaaccacgctcggggacttgtccaccggtccctacgccgtgctcgaggactgtgccgaccaccgagcactatacgctcggggactggtcgaccagctcaccaatttaagaacttggggactgcaccgaccaccgagcactatacgctcggggactggtcgaccagcccaccaatttgagaattcggggactgtaccgaccaccgagcgttctatgctcggggactggtcgattagtctattcaattgcatacgagcatgatatgctcggggactggtaaattcaattttttagaccttgctacaaggctcatacttcgccttccagcaagctcggggactatatcggtacgatgcatctggcgatgcatctcagtttcagaatttctttgaggacttttcttttgaccctggcaccacgtgcctacgtcacctactaccaggctcggggactaagtgggcacacttcaccttgcggtgaatatgcttgctttttgaaagactatacttttcagaaaaataaaGTGGGcatacttcaccaggaaagaaatcttttttattaagagcaccatgcattcttcgaacaacctgcttcttcgatgtcaatgttgatcaactgtcttttgagttggtcaaaataccgttgcaactgtttgggcgactttcctacttatttaagacgtcaagcctcactgatcgaagaagctcaagacggcgtgttacatcataatacatggtgctcggggactagctgtgggggtataaacccctataccctcatgggcctatatgggccgcaccatcagaggtggctcggcccacaagatgaagacgtgcggcgcacgactggtcggcgtgcaccgcaaggctacaagattttgtaccaaataggatactttgcttgtaactctgtcccttcaggatatataaggaggggcaggggtcccctagaggacaagtcatacatcatattctctcaacacaaatcaatacaaccagacgcaggacgtaggtattacgccaactcggcggccgaacctggataaaaagcttgtccgtgtcttgcgtcaccatcgagttcgtagtttgcgcaccgtctaccgataaactactaccgtgggtataccccaaggtagactgccgactagctttcgtcgacacaacCCAATTAAAGTGCATGGCATGGATTGCTTGTCGTTCGAGGTGGTGGAATGGTCCACACGCAGACACATGTAGTGAGAGTCTAAGGCGCTATCATGCATGGACGGACGATGCTACGACCATCTAGCTTGAATCGTTGAACTCTTAGGTCATTGCATGTCTTTGTCACTAGCGCTAGAGATAAGGACCATGCCGCCCAGCCCTAGTCCCTGAATGTCCCACGGCTATAGGCCCAGTCATATTGTGCGCTTTTCCGATGTCTTGGTAGAGCACAATGGGACTcatctaggattggagcaagatggATAGCAACAAGTGCAACAATTGCCAAGATGACATTGCGATGGAGGAAGTAAATGGGGAAACAAGAAAGTGTGGTGTCTGAAATTTGATTGAGATATTAAATTTTATTAAAAGAGCAAAATATAATTTCTCTCTGTTGCAATGCATGGGGCACTTATGCTAGTACTAATAAACCAAAATTTCATTATATTTTTTCTTCCATCTCTCCGTGAAAAGTTTCTTCGATGTTGTTTCTTTTCTTCTCAAACTATATTCATATCCTTTTGTACTCAGGACACGTGAGTCAGGGTAGGCATCGGTTCTTGGTTCGGTTTCCTCGATTGTTTATAAAATTCGGTCGGATCGGTTTCACAAAATTTTAGGAACCGAGCATTTTGGTTCTCGGTTATTTTGTTTCGGTTTCGATTTTTACTGAACTAACCATTTTTTCAACAAAGGTTAATACAACAAAAATAATATGTAGGTTTTAAAATTTATGAAATTTGGTTCTTTCGGTTAATAGTTAACCAAGGATAGAAACCGAATTGTTCTTGGTTATTTTGGTTCCTCGAAATCTGTCAATCGAATAAGAAACcgttttttttggttttagttCTAGTTGGTCGGTTTCAGTTAATTGTGCCCACCCTAACCCGTGAGCATACAAGAATAACTTACGTCTAGTAATAATCCATACGAAGTCTGGTTCCACAACGTATTGGTTACATCCTCCGCATCTTATATTCTTATATATACCTAGACTCATGACGTATTGGATCACCCTCTGTATTGTATCATCGTATGTGACCCCGTGATCATGAGTTAGAACAACTCGCGCCTAGTCTTCATGAGAACAACACACGTCTAGTCATAATAATATAGAGTCCAATTATACTACGTATTGGGTTCCAACGTAACACATTACAATGGGCATGTGACATCTTTGATatcctaaataaataaatttttagAATGTATTGATATTATTATTCTTAAATAATTATTATAATTTACTTTTTAATGATTGAGCTATGATTAAatgttttttttgaaaaaataaagaaaaatgcAGTAATACCGAATTTTGTAAAACGTCAGATAGACAAATTAAAATTAATATTTTGGGAGTATTTTTTAGTAACTTGTATTAGAAAACTTATATAAAATTTAAACATGATTTATAGAATCTAATAGTATCTTCACCATTCAATATTATCAAACAGAAAATTATCGTGAGTAAAAGTACCCAAGGGGTTCACGGCGCAATAGCAAAAAAATTGGTTGGGGGGGCTCCCACCTAGGGTTCAAATCCTGGGTGCGGCACTTTATTCTGGATTTATTCTAGTTTTTTCCGGCGCTATGCATTAAATGGTAGGTGACGTACTCGTCGACAGCGGGGCGCCTGTGTTGACTTCGTGAACTTCAAGATTTGCCGGTTCAGTCCTTCGAAGGTGCTCATAGGAGTAGGGTTTACGTACGTGtgttcataggggtgagtgtgTGTATGTTGAGTGTCTGCGTTGCACTGtgtaatcttaaaaaaaaattacctTAGATACCACTTGGCAGTGGAGTGCTACTGGTACAAGATAGTCAAAGTGTAGAACCTATCTTTGGATACACGAGCGAGTTCATTTTTTTTCATGAAACTACCACCGGCTGCCATGCTATGTTCGTTAAAAAATTGGCCGACACTGATGctaatttatttaaaaaaattagttTTTCGCTAAAAATTACTGATAAAGTAGTTCAACGGGGTCAAAGTTTTTGGCAAGGTTATTTATTTTTTCAATGAAACTATGGCTGCTTTTATCAGcgatttcattttttttcactGTACTACCAGTGCCTGGTATCATCGAAATTATTGGCAGGTTCATTATTCTTTCGTGAAACTACCggtagttcttttttttttgtttcaattTTTCAAGAAAGCTCGCTGGTCGCTGCACGTAGGGTCATTTGTACTTACCGCAAAAGCTCCAAAACGCCCCTATCCAGGCCGTCAAAGCCCAGTCCTCTGGCCTTAATGGTCGACGGTTGATAGCGATTAGGATTCTCTAAAGCCCACAGTTTAACTGGAGGACAGCCCAGCCCATAAAAAGTAAGTGTTCAACAGTAAGTACTACGTATGTTTGCGGCGGGCTGGACGATCCTAATCCTAATCCCACTGGTTGCTCGCCACCACCGTGGACGAAACGCCGGCCCCACGATTCAGTGACCGTCTCACCTCAAGGACCCGGACCTGGACCCGAGTCCGACCGCACGGCGACCCTTCTAGACTTCCCTTACCCGAAGAGGCAaagaggcagcagcagcagagtccAGACCGTTCTCCGTCCGTCTCCACTCTCCACGCGCCACACTCTCCCGAACAGCATCGCCGCCCGCCATGGGCTCGCCGCTCCGCACCGTCACAGTGCACCTCCGTCGCTCTTCGTCAGCGGATACCGTGGCAATCGCCGTGGACGGCGGCACCGGGGTGGACCTGGCCCGGGTGGGGCTCGCGCTGGGGCTGGACCCCGCCTCCGTCCGCCCCAACGGCTACTTCCTCAGCCGCGGCCCCGGCCACGTCTGCTCCGCCGTCACGTGGCGCGCGCTCCTCGCCTTCTTCGCGAAGCGCGGGCTGCCCACCGGAGCCGACGCCGCCGcgcccgtcgtcgtcgacgGCAAGCCCGCCGCGCCTACTGCGCAGAGCTCAGGTGCGTTGAAGACGGTTTGGACCTCGCTCCGTAAGGAACTCTGAATACTTGATTGCTCCCGTTGCTAACTGGTAGAGAAATTACGAGCGGTATCTCTGAATGTTACAATGTGCAGTCGTGGTTCAGGGATCAAGTGGGGTGATCGACGCATCTGTTCTTCCAGCGTTCAGGATCATACACATCATATGCCTGATTGGTTGTTATGCCCTTTTATTAGCTTCAATGATCAGTAGTACCAACCGGTTTATGAAATTTGCAGCTGCTTATATTTGCTATCTGGGATGAATGGGGATCAAGTACCACCAGAGGCAAAGAGTGTGGCACTACTGAACCACTCTTACAGCTATGGACCATAAACCTCATAAGTAGCGCGTATGTTTGAGATTGACAACTATAAACTGTACATTTATTCCTGAGGTTACCAATGCTGCCAATTTTCCGAGTGTCTTGTGTTATGTAATCGTTTCACACGATAATGTTTGATACTCTATTATTCTTCAGTATTCAGTAATGTTGACAATTTGTTATTTCAGTTTTCATTATCTTGGGCCTCATGTAATTGCCATGCGGCAATTCTTTGTCGGTTCATTATCAAGTGCTACTTGTTGATGTGCACATTGAATTCGTTATGCATATATTGCATGGGTGTTTTCATTTTTTGGGAATATGCATGGGTGTTACCTGATCTGCTTAATACTAGATGGTTTACTTAATATTAATACTACAAGGATGCCACTAtggcatgtactatatgcttgGGGAAGATGATTTCAGATGTTTACACAATCATTTGGTCTGAATCCGTGAATTTCTATTCTTCAGATCGAACAACTCCTACATGCCCAAAGCGAAAATCTGGAGTGGAAGTAGAAAGATGTCCCAAGAAGAGCAAGCCTCAACAGAACAAATCAGCTCTCCCGAAACGAAGGCACGATGTACTCAGCGATGAAATCGTCCTTGGTCTAAAGAGAAGACTCAGGCTGGACGACCCAACCCCAGCTAAGAAGATTAAGCAAGTAGAATGCGGCTCAGGTGAGTTACTTACTGACCAATTCTCCAAAAATACTAACTACATAGTGCTTCATAATTATCcatatataagcaagtagaatgCGGCTCAGGTGAGTGACAACTGACAAATTTGTCTGTCTTGCTTGTTCTGCAATGGGCGATCGATGATGGACTATGGAGCAGAGACACAGCAACCAGTTAGATTTTATTGTGGCTTTGTGAATGCAAATGGAAAGCGGCTACGGGATGAGGAGATGATCACCTCGCTTTCATGTAAAAGAGTTCGGTGATCGGAGCTGAGGTAAATGCCCCTATCATGTGTTCCATCCAGCAATCATGTAATCTTCAACAGAAGGGCATATACGTACTTTGCTTGGAGGCAGTTCCAGATGCAGCTGCTGTATGCTAGCATAACTTAAGTAGTCCCCGTGTACATCCATGTGCCTTGTGAATATCACATCGATTGTAACTAAACGACATTTTACTTGAGAATCCTAGCGACAAGTCTCTGCATTTGTTGCTTTACAGCAGTTACAGTTCTGCTGCTTGTCAACTAGCCACGCGCCCACGCAACGGCATGCTTAAAGCCATATCAATATGTACCGTGCCGTAAAAACCTGAATTATGCAACTAACGACAGAAACTCTACCGTAAGTTGCATACACTTCTACCGTTCCACGCTCAATCACGCATCAAATCAAAATCTTCAGCAATTTTTGGCCCATACAAAGCGTTTTGCGTATGCTACCCTTGCCCATAATACAGGGACAAGCCAACACCTGGCCCATTTTGGCCCAACCGTCTCTCCGACACTTTCGCCTCCAACCTTGAAAATTCCGAAGCCGCCGTCGCCCGGTGGCCGCCCCTCCCTCCACCGAGGAGATGTCCATGCCGCAAtccgtcctcctcctcccctcctTTTTACCCCCAGCTCCCCTCGTTCGCGTCGCCTCGCGGCCGCCGTCGTCGCCATCCCTCACCGCCCTCAGATTCCACCGCGTCGACGCCAAGCTTTCCCCACCACTCCTCGCGGCATGCCACGGTCCTCCCGGCGGCTTCCGTGGTTATGGTGACTCCGGCGGCAGCGATGGAGGTGATGGAGGAAGCGGAGGTGGTGGCGGGAGAGGAATGGATTCTCCTGAACCCGGAGACgggtggtggcggcggtggttccAGGCCCTTCACCCGGAGTTCCTTCTCCTGTTCCTGCTCCTCCAGTCCGGCGCCGCGTCCGCACTCGCTGAGGCACTCGGCAACTCCGGAGATGACGCGGGGGGCGTGTGGGAGGTGAGGGGCGGCACGCGCACTCGCCTTGTGCCGGACTCAACCTGGACCTCCTATCTCATCGCTGGGGACGACGGATCGAAGCGGGAGGACGAGGATGGAAAGGTGGGAGACGGCCCTGAGGGCCTAGCCGCCCTGCGGAGGCAGCTGGGGCGGTCGTGGCGGCGGTGCGCCGATGTTGCTGTCCAGCTGCTGCTCCCCGACGGATACCCTCATAGCGTCAGCAGCGACTACATGAACTACTCGCTCTGGCGCGGCGTTCAGGGCGTGGCGAGCCAAATCAGCGGGGTACTTTCCACGCAGGTAGTGGAGCTCATCTGAGCGTTCATCGCAATTCATTCAAGCATATAGGTAAAGGGTAACGTATTTATTATCCCTGAAACATTTTCTTCAGGCTCTGCTCTATGCGGTTGGGTTAGGGAGAGGAGCGATACCCACTGCTGCTGCGGTGAATTGGGTCCTGAAAGATGGCCTCGGGTA from Sorghum bicolor cultivar BTx623 chromosome 3, Sorghum_bicolor_NCBIv3, whole genome shotgun sequence encodes the following:
- the LOC8059361 gene encoding uncharacterized protein LOC8059361, which encodes MGSPLRTVTVHLRRSSSADTVAIAVDGGTGVDLARVGLALGLDPASVRPNGYFLSRGPGHVCSAVTWRALLAFFAKRGLPTGADAAAPVVVDGKPAAPTAQSSDRTTPTCPKRKSGVEVERCPKKSKPQQNKSALPKRRHDVLSDEIVLGLKRRLRLDDPTPAKKIKQVECGSETQQPVRFYCGFVNANGKRLRDEEMITSLSCKRVR